A genomic stretch from Arenicella xantha includes:
- a CDS encoding sulfite exporter TauE/SafE family protein has product MDLSYWYFFILALFGAVVASATGAGGGVVFVPAFNMLGLSPQSIIATSFAIQCFGMSAGAFAWFNYAKQPGLATEVPAWQSYSRFILWFSVPAVIGVVAGQTIIDPGSPQDVKALFKVFSMAFAVAILVTTAYIVKFQNRALDPVAISPLIKVLFVVVGLIGGTITAWLSIGVGELIAVLLILMRYPVRMAVGVAASVSAVSVLVGVQKYLWFEPTIDTSVLLFAGPAAAIGGTIAKRVVAWFSPVQLKLFIASWILISAFAM; this is encoded by the coding sequence ATGGATTTAAGTTATTGGTATTTCTTTATACTCGCGCTGTTTGGCGCAGTGGTAGCCAGTGCCACCGGAGCTGGCGGTGGTGTGGTATTTGTGCCCGCGTTCAATATGCTTGGGCTAAGTCCGCAATCGATAATTGCCACCAGTTTCGCGATTCAATGCTTCGGTATGAGTGCTGGCGCTTTTGCATGGTTTAACTATGCAAAACAACCGGGGCTGGCGACTGAGGTGCCGGCTTGGCAATCTTACTCACGCTTTATTTTATGGTTTTCAGTGCCAGCAGTTATCGGTGTCGTGGCAGGTCAAACCATCATTGATCCCGGTTCGCCACAAGATGTGAAGGCATTATTTAAAGTGTTCTCAATGGCGTTTGCTGTTGCCATACTTGTAACAACCGCTTACATCGTTAAGTTTCAAAATCGTGCGTTAGATCCGGTCGCAATAAGCCCACTTATCAAAGTGCTATTTGTTGTTGTTGGTTTGATTGGGGGCACCATTACCGCATGGCTCTCGATAGGCGTTGGCGAATTGATTGCGGTACTGCTGATTTTAATGCGCTACCCAGTCAGAATGGCGGTCGGCGTTGCGGCTAGTGTTAGTGCTGTTTCAGTGTTAGTCGGCGTACAAAAATACTTGTGGTTCGAGCCGACCATAGACACCTCGGTGCTGTTATTTGCAGGTCCGGCAGCGGCGATTGGCGGAACCATAGCAAAACGAGTTGTTGCATGGTTCTCTCCAGTGCAACTAAAGCTATTTATTGCTAGTTGGATACTGATTAGCGCATTCGCGATGTGA
- a CDS encoding sulfite exporter TauE/SafE family protein, translating into MEVIEFSLALIVLMLLSAFFTAILHGATGMAGGIVLAAILSHLIGIKLAVPVVTCSLAFSHASRAYLYIKTVDWRSVRIVLMFSLPTIAFGALLFTYLSSTLVALMMAGFLAASLPIKYWAKRRQLHASNSVLAGASVLWGMLAGNVIGPGFVLAPFLQGRGMDRLTFVGSLACIVLVMNLVKLSVFGTSTLLDASSLWLGILLGIVTIPGNWVGKKMLHNVSDDTHRQIVNAMTILLVFNFLYLALG; encoded by the coding sequence ATGGAGGTAATAGAGTTTTCGCTAGCGCTTATTGTTTTGATGCTGTTGAGCGCATTTTTTACAGCCATATTGCATGGTGCAACGGGCATGGCCGGAGGCATTGTGCTGGCGGCGATATTGTCGCACTTGATCGGAATTAAACTGGCTGTTCCGGTGGTCACTTGTTCATTAGCTTTTAGTCATGCGAGTCGGGCGTATTTGTATATTAAGACGGTCGACTGGCGATCGGTGCGCATAGTGTTGATGTTTAGTCTACCTACCATTGCGTTTGGTGCACTGTTGTTTACTTATCTATCCAGTACGTTAGTCGCGTTGATGATGGCTGGTTTTTTGGCGGCATCGCTGCCGATAAAGTATTGGGCAAAGCGTCGACAATTGCATGCTAGTAACAGCGTACTAGCCGGGGCGAGTGTGCTGTGGGGAATGTTGGCTGGTAACGTCATCGGGCCGGGCTTTGTTTTAGCCCCGTTCTTACAGGGGCGAGGCATGGATCGGCTCACTTTTGTTGGGTCGTTGGCATGTATCGTGTTGGTGATGAATTTGGTTAAACTTAGCGTATTCGGCACGTCCACTTTGCTTGATGCTTCTAGCTTGTGGCTTGGGATTTTGCTCGGAATCGTTACTATTCCTGGCAACTGGGTAGGTAAAAAAATGTTGCACAACGTAAGTGATGACACTCATCGTCAAATAGTTAATGCGATGACAATTCTTCTGGTCTTCAATTTTCTATATCTTGCTTTAGGCTAG
- a CDS encoding rhomboid family intramembrane serine protease encodes MNPEIFSLTNILVLLTCVISFMTMENRAVKAQLLFHPATIRRDKEWYRFLTSGFIHADFWHLLINMFVLWSFGNALERAYYPAFLGDGSTLKFLILYLGGIVVASIPDYFRNQYNSSYAALGASGGVSAVVFAVIIFDPWRNLYLYGIIAIPQILAGAGYLYYSWIKDKRANDNIGHMAHFSGAIWGFMFTGLMNFELFGRFITKTLAGPNWW; translated from the coding sequence ATGAACCCCGAAATTTTTAGCCTTACTAATATTCTTGTGCTGCTCACCTGTGTCATCTCGTTTATGACCATGGAGAATCGTGCCGTTAAAGCTCAGTTGTTGTTCCATCCGGCAACTATTCGTCGCGATAAAGAGTGGTATCGTTTTCTGACATCGGGGTTTATACACGCCGATTTTTGGCACTTACTAATTAATATGTTTGTGCTCTGGTCCTTTGGTAACGCGCTGGAACGAGCGTATTACCCCGCTTTTCTCGGTGATGGTAGTACTCTTAAATTTCTGATTTTATATTTAGGCGGGATTGTCGTTGCCTCAATTCCGGACTATTTCCGTAACCAGTACAATAGTAGTTATGCAGCGCTTGGAGCTTCCGGTGGTGTGTCGGCGGTGGTGTTCGCGGTGATAATTTTTGACCCTTGGCGGAACCTGTATCTGTATGGAATTATCGCGATTCCACAAATTTTAGCTGGCGCGGGTTATTTGTACTACTCATGGATTAAGGATAAGCGAGCGAATGACAATATTGGCCATATGGCGCATTTCAGCGGCGCTATTTGGGGCTTTATGTTTACCGGCTTGATGAATTTCGAGCTATTTGGGCGATTTATCACTAAGACCTTAGCTGGGCCAAATTGGTGGTAG
- a CDS encoding TonB-dependent receptor gives MKRYLKAGAVLIGLTPLTYNVNAQSDLTLEEIVVTAQKREQSLQDIPAAVSAIPAAQVQDYLGAGENIRALAGRVPSLQIESSNGRQSPRFYIRGLGNYDFDVNGTQPVSMIMDEVALENSVLKSLPLFDVARVEVLQGPQGTLFGRSTTAGVVKVDSVTPSFESDGYVRLGYGSRETVTAEGAVGGALSESLAARASFKYLDRGKWIDNTFNGAGDDFGAFDEFAYRLQLLATPNDQLSALFKVHGFKQDGDQPQLFYANAFTPGVKGLRDGFDPERASHDALVSGMDLDHFGGSAKLVFDLGDAEVTSITAYDTIESFSQADIDGGIQGGPEAIGQLGGQAFFSVSSGDGLSDHSQLTQELRFSAETDKLFYQVGLFFLDEDITVDSADFANSGDRIQLTQAQQSTRSVAIFGQTEYHLNDQLSLTAGLRYTDDQKELEVIPGPGSSAPAAFIDAEDDYFSWELSANYALNNSWSTYARLATASRGPVTLGRFGFVSQADTEKITSFEVGFKAELFDGRARWNSAVYTYTVDDQQLTATGGTGNTNELLNADKVDGSGFETAFEVLASDNLRLSANLSYNDTEIKDANLNTELCSATPLCTSLDPIVDTFPGFFGTVNLVSVDGNPLPRAPEWLFNFSVDYDYQLETGSLYAQTDWNYRSDSNIFLYESVEFVAESRWIGGLRVGYKNSDETLDIAVIGRNITDEIVADGALDFLNQTAFVNEPAFWGIEFSKRF, from the coding sequence ATGAAAAGATATCTGAAAGCCGGCGCCGTACTCATCGGCCTCACTCCACTTACCTACAACGTCAATGCGCAGAGTGATCTGACGCTTGAAGAGATTGTAGTTACTGCACAAAAACGCGAGCAATCACTACAAGACATTCCCGCCGCAGTATCAGCAATACCCGCAGCACAAGTTCAAGACTACCTAGGTGCCGGCGAAAACATCCGGGCACTTGCCGGTCGTGTGCCGAGCTTACAAATTGAATCATCCAACGGCCGACAATCTCCGCGCTTTTATATTCGCGGATTGGGCAACTACGACTTCGATGTAAATGGCACTCAGCCGGTGTCAATGATCATGGACGAAGTAGCATTAGAGAACTCCGTATTGAAAAGCTTACCGTTGTTCGACGTCGCTCGGGTTGAAGTATTGCAAGGTCCACAAGGCACATTATTTGGTCGCAGCACGACCGCCGGTGTAGTTAAAGTTGATTCCGTAACACCATCATTCGAATCTGATGGCTATGTTCGTCTTGGCTATGGAAGCCGCGAAACAGTTACTGCCGAAGGAGCGGTTGGTGGTGCATTGTCCGAGTCATTAGCGGCACGTGCGTCATTTAAGTACTTAGATCGTGGCAAATGGATCGACAATACTTTTAATGGTGCTGGTGACGACTTTGGCGCATTTGACGAATTTGCTTATCGCTTACAGTTGCTTGCAACCCCGAACGATCAACTTTCAGCACTGTTTAAAGTGCATGGATTCAAACAAGACGGCGACCAACCACAGCTTTTTTACGCCAACGCTTTCACGCCTGGTGTAAAAGGTCTACGTGATGGTTTTGACCCGGAACGCGCCTCACACGACGCCTTAGTTTCCGGTATGGACCTCGATCATTTTGGCGGCAGCGCTAAGCTGGTATTTGACTTAGGTGATGCAGAGGTAACCTCGATCACCGCCTACGACACCATCGAGAGTTTCAGTCAAGCCGACATCGACGGCGGAATCCAAGGCGGCCCAGAAGCAATTGGCCAACTAGGCGGACAAGCCTTTTTCAGCGTATCGTCTGGTGACGGTTTATCAGATCACAGTCAGCTGACCCAAGAATTAAGATTCTCCGCAGAAACTGATAAATTGTTCTATCAAGTTGGCTTGTTCTTCTTAGACGAAGACATCACTGTCGACAGCGCAGACTTCGCTAACTCCGGAGACCGAATCCAATTAACCCAAGCACAACAAAGTACGCGCTCGGTGGCCATTTTCGGACAAACTGAATACCATTTAAATGATCAATTGTCATTGACCGCAGGACTCCGCTACACCGACGACCAAAAAGAACTAGAGGTCATTCCTGGACCTGGCTCTTCCGCACCAGCCGCGTTTATTGACGCCGAAGATGATTACTTCAGCTGGGAATTATCGGCCAACTACGCGTTAAACAATAGCTGGTCCACATACGCACGCCTAGCTACCGCTTCGCGCGGACCAGTAACCTTAGGTCGATTTGGATTCGTTAGCCAAGCTGACACGGAAAAGATCACCTCCTTCGAAGTTGGCTTTAAAGCTGAGCTATTCGATGGTCGTGCTCGCTGGAACTCAGCTGTTTATACCTATACGGTTGACGACCAACAGCTCACTGCAACCGGCGGCACCGGCAACACGAACGAACTACTCAATGCCGACAAAGTTGACGGCTCTGGATTCGAAACAGCGTTTGAGGTGTTAGCGAGCGATAATTTACGCCTAAGCGCAAACTTGAGCTACAACGACACCGAAATCAAAGACGCCAACCTCAATACCGAGCTGTGTTCTGCTACACCGCTATGCACATCCTTGGATCCGATCGTTGACACCTTCCCAGGCTTTTTTGGCACGGTGAATTTAGTGTCAGTTGATGGCAACCCGTTACCACGCGCCCCAGAATGGTTGTTTAATTTCTCCGTCGATTACGACTACCAATTAGAAACCGGCAGTTTGTATGCACAAACCGACTGGAACTATCGTAGTGACTCCAATATCTTTTTGTACGAATCAGTAGAGTTTGTCGCAGAAAGCCGCTGGATTGGTGGTCTTCGTGTTGGATACAAAAATAGCGATGAAACACTCGACATCGCGGTTATTGGTCGCAACATAACTGATGAGATCGTCGCTGATGGCGCGTTAGACTTTTTAAATCAAACTGCGTTTGTAAACGAGCCCGCATTTTGGGGCATCGAATTTAGCAAGCGCTTCTAA
- the fghA gene encoding S-formylglutathione hydrolase, translating into MELVTSQKLFDGQQQQYTHQAESVNCEMTFSIYLPPQADTQPVPVLYWLSGLTCTDQNFVTKSGAQQFAAKHGVAIVCPDTSPRGAEVPDDPEQAWDFGLGAGFYVNATQSPWKQYYQMYDYVVQELPRLVEKKFAVTTQRAISGHSMGGHGALTIALKNPERYRSMSAFSPIAAPINCPWGQKALGLYLGDDQEKWKDYDSCELIKVSSNAVPGLVDQGSADDFLQQQLNTQQLIDTVSRANYPMQVRMQPGYDHSYFFIATFIEQHIAFHAKHFDNT; encoded by the coding sequence ATGGAACTAGTAACTAGTCAAAAGCTGTTCGACGGGCAACAGCAGCAATACACACATCAGGCAGAGAGCGTAAACTGCGAGATGACGTTCTCTATCTATTTACCACCGCAAGCCGACACTCAGCCAGTACCGGTACTTTATTGGTTATCGGGCCTCACTTGTACGGATCAGAATTTTGTGACCAAATCCGGCGCACAACAGTTTGCTGCCAAACACGGGGTCGCTATTGTTTGTCCTGACACTAGTCCACGCGGCGCAGAAGTACCCGACGACCCTGAACAAGCTTGGGACTTCGGCTTAGGCGCTGGATTCTATGTCAACGCCACACAGTCGCCATGGAAACAGTATTATCAAATGTACGACTACGTGGTCCAAGAGCTCCCTCGTTTAGTGGAAAAAAAATTTGCGGTAACAACGCAACGAGCTATTTCCGGTCATTCCATGGGCGGCCATGGTGCGCTCACAATCGCCCTCAAGAATCCCGAACGCTATCGCTCAATGTCGGCATTTTCACCAATAGCGGCGCCAATCAACTGCCCTTGGGGTCAAAAAGCGCTGGGACTTTACCTCGGTGACGATCAAGAAAAATGGAAAGACTACGACAGTTGCGAGCTAATTAAAGTTTCGTCTAACGCTGTTCCGGGCTTAGTTGATCAAGGTAGCGCCGATGACTTTCTGCAACAGCAGCTCAATACTCAGCAATTAATCGACACAGTTAGCCGCGCAAACTACCCAATGCAGGTTCGCATGCAGCCCGGCTACGACCATTCCTATTTTTTCATCGCCACGTTTATCGAACAACATATCGCCTTTCACGCTAAGCACTTCGATAACACCTAA
- a CDS encoding (2Fe-2S)-binding protein, whose amino-acid sequence MKLKVNGQEHEVEVAADMPLLWVLRDELGIKGPKYGCGIAMCGACTVHVNGKPVRSCSYPASAVQGEVTTIEGLGTPDAMHAVQQAWVDHQVAQCGYCQSGQIMAAAALIATNSQPNDAEIDTALAGNLCRCGTYPRIRAAVKSAAKTIQGRPSDKPSVDEELA is encoded by the coding sequence ATGAAGCTTAAAGTTAACGGTCAGGAACACGAAGTCGAAGTTGCCGCCGACATGCCTTTACTCTGGGTACTCAGAGATGAACTAGGAATCAAGGGACCAAAATACGGTTGCGGCATTGCTATGTGTGGTGCCTGTACCGTACACGTCAACGGCAAGCCTGTACGCTCTTGTTCTTACCCAGCATCCGCCGTGCAAGGCGAGGTTACAACCATTGAAGGGCTGGGTACACCAGACGCAATGCACGCGGTTCAACAAGCATGGGTTGATCATCAAGTAGCCCAGTGTGGTTATTGTCAATCGGGCCAAATCATGGCGGCCGCCGCACTTATTGCGACAAATTCACAACCGAACGATGCCGAAATAGACACCGCATTGGCCGGTAATTTATGTCGCTGCGGCACCTACCCACGAATTCGCGCCGCGGTAAAATCAGCCGCTAAGACGATCCAAGGTCGACCCTCGGACAAACCATCGGTTGATGAGGAATTGGCATAA